Proteins found in one Homalodisca vitripennis isolate AUS2020 chromosome 4, UT_GWSS_2.1, whole genome shotgun sequence genomic segment:
- the LOC124360731 gene encoding SAFB-like transcription modulator isoform X2: protein MPRTRKKSYRQKQNARRKKLQLETPEHKALRLEKNRTRAAIRRAGENELQREIRLAKDRARQNTVRASRRSTEKSVYNRLKFLENDSTFNELTIKQSLVYERLKAQREAAAVRQAERRRQETPEQRAIRLEKDRIRVAMSRANETEEARAIRLARQRHQVNAARLRLKYKAQLLPGQVDTINSLQNKPIFDPIHKMFENQFNNLNNDNFIEQSRAIAEFHGIYHQLKTYTSLSNYPQIISESCENEEATFEDYPESDASPV, encoded by the exons ATGCCACGGACACGTAAAAAATCTTATAGACAGAAACAAAATGCTAGACGTAAGAAATTACAACTAGAGACTCCTGAACATAAGGCTCTCCGACTAGAAAAGAACAGAACACGAGCAGCCATAAGACGTGCTGGTGAAAATGAATTACAAAGAGAAATTCGCTTAGCAAAGGATAGAGCAAGACAGAACACTGTTAGAGCAAGTCGAAGATCTACTGAGAAATCTGTTTATAATAGACTAAAGTTTCTTGAAAATGATTCTACTTTTAatgaattaacaataaaacaaagtcTTGTTTATGAACGATTAAAAGCGCAACGAGAAGCAGCTGCTGTAAGGCAGGCTGAGCGCCGTCGCCAGGAAACTCCTGAGCAGAGAGCTATCCGTCTAGAGAAGGATAGGATCAGAGTGGCTATGTCTCGTGCAAATGAGACTGAAGAAGCAAGAGCTATTCGTCTTGCCCGCCAACGTCATCAAGTTAATGCTGCTCGTTTGCGTTTGAAATATAAAGCTCAGCTACTACCTGGGCAGGTTGATACTATTAACAGTctacaaaataaaccaatttttgatCCAATACATAAGAtgtttgaaaaccaatttaataatctaaataatgacaattttattGAACAATCAAGAGCAATAGCTGAATTTCACGGAATATACCATCAACTTAAGACCTACACTTCattaag CAATTATCCGCAGATAATATCAGAAAGTTGTGAAAATGAGGAAGCAACATTTGAAGATTACCCAGAAAGTGATGCCAGCCCTGTGTAA
- the LOC124360731 gene encoding SAFB-like transcription modulator isoform X1 — protein sequence MVMPRTRKKSYRQKQNARRKKLQLETPEHKALRLEKNRTRAAIRRAGENELQREIRLAKDRARQNTVRASRRSTEKSVYNRLKFLENDSTFNELTIKQSLVYERLKAQREAAAVRQAERRRQETPEQRAIRLEKDRIRVAMSRANETEEARAIRLARQRHQVNAARLRLKYKAQLLPGQVDTINSLQNKPIFDPIHKMFENQFNNLNNDNFIEQSRAIAEFHGIYHQLKTYTSLSNYPQIISESCENEEATFEDYPESDASPV from the exons GTCATGCCACGGACACGTAAAAAATCTTATAGACAGAAACAAAATGCTAGACGTAAGAAATTACAACTAGAGACTCCTGAACATAAGGCTCTCCGACTAGAAAAGAACAGAACACGAGCAGCCATAAGACGTGCTGGTGAAAATGAATTACAAAGAGAAATTCGCTTAGCAAAGGATAGAGCAAGACAGAACACTGTTAGAGCAAGTCGAAGATCTACTGAGAAATCTGTTTATAATAGACTAAAGTTTCTTGAAAATGATTCTACTTTTAatgaattaacaataaaacaaagtcTTGTTTATGAACGATTAAAAGCGCAACGAGAAGCAGCTGCTGTAAGGCAGGCTGAGCGCCGTCGCCAGGAAACTCCTGAGCAGAGAGCTATCCGTCTAGAGAAGGATAGGATCAGAGTGGCTATGTCTCGTGCAAATGAGACTGAAGAAGCAAGAGCTATTCGTCTTGCCCGCCAACGTCATCAAGTTAATGCTGCTCGTTTGCGTTTGAAATATAAAGCTCAGCTACTACCTGGGCAGGTTGATACTATTAACAGTctacaaaataaaccaatttttgatCCAATACATAAGAtgtttgaaaaccaatttaataatctaaataatgacaattttattGAACAATCAAGAGCAATAGCTGAATTTCACGGAATATACCATCAACTTAAGACCTACACTTCattaag CAATTATCCGCAGATAATATCAGAAAGTTGTGAAAATGAGGAAGCAACATTTGAAGATTACCCAGAAAGTGATGCCAGCCCTGTGTAA